A single region of the Chryseobacterium sp. 6424 genome encodes:
- the nhaA gene encoding Na+/H+ antiporter NhaA has product MKLTYLFKEFFRSEKTGGLLLILATVVSLLIANSSFGDGYIGFWNTYIGGHSIVHWINDGLMTIFFLLIGLELEREIYNGELSNFQNASFPFLGAIGGLFFPAAIFMLLNFGLPTQDGAGIPMATDIAFAIGILSLLGKRVPATLKIFLTALAVIDDLGAIIIIAIFYTNELSAMNLFISLGIFGLLLALKRMKVWNLIPYLLGGVAMWYFMLNSGVHATITGVLLAFAIPFGDSNEHSPSFKLEHAIHKPVAFFILPLFALANTSIPIAADWYNNLADHNSLGIILGLVIGKPVGIFLISFIGVKLGWARIPQNLQWKHIVGVGFLAGIGFTMSIFVTLLAYEDEILINNSKIAILVASLIAGIVGFFLLKWTLPQTLSEKETEEI; this is encoded by the coding sequence ATGAAATTAACATATCTTTTTAAAGAATTCTTTAGAAGCGAAAAAACAGGAGGATTGCTCCTAATTTTGGCAACTGTAGTTTCCCTCCTCATTGCTAATTCATCCTTTGGTGATGGGTACATTGGTTTTTGGAATACCTATATTGGTGGCCATAGTATTGTACATTGGATTAATGATGGCTTAATGACCATTTTCTTTCTCTTAATAGGATTGGAACTGGAACGGGAAATCTATAATGGTGAACTTTCCAATTTTCAGAATGCGTCATTCCCTTTTTTAGGCGCTATTGGAGGTTTATTTTTTCCTGCAGCAATCTTCATGCTTCTGAATTTTGGTTTGCCAACACAGGATGGCGCCGGAATTCCGATGGCAACCGACATAGCATTTGCGATAGGAATTCTCTCATTATTGGGCAAGAGAGTTCCTGCAACATTAAAGATTTTTCTTACCGCACTCGCCGTCATTGATGATTTGGGAGCCATCATCATCATCGCTATTTTTTATACCAATGAGCTATCTGCAATGAACCTTTTTATATCATTAGGAATTTTCGGATTGCTTTTGGCTTTAAAAAGAATGAAAGTTTGGAATCTCATTCCCTATTTATTAGGCGGAGTTGCCATGTGGTATTTTATGCTTAATTCTGGCGTACATGCGACGATTACAGGCGTTTTACTTGCATTTGCCATTCCTTTCGGAGACTCAAATGAGCATTCACCCTCGTTTAAACTGGAACACGCTATCCATAAACCTGTCGCCTTCTTCATCCTTCCGCTTTTTGCCCTTGCCAACACCAGCATTCCTATTGCAGCCGATTGGTATAATAATCTCGCCGATCATAACAGTTTAGGAATTATTTTAGGATTGGTTATCGGAAAACCGGTGGGTATCTTTTTAATTTCGTTCATTGGTGTGAAATTAGGATGGGCAAGAATTCCTCAAAACCTCCAATGGAAGCATATTGTAGGCGTAGGATTTTTGGCGGGAATTGGTTTTACGATGTCCATCTTTGTCACTTTATTGGCTTATGAAGACGAAATCCTCATAAACAATTCTAAAATTGCAATACTGGTCGCTTCACTTATTGCAGGTATTGTTGGTTTCTTCTTATTGAAATGGACATTGCCCCAAACTTTATCTGAAAAAGAAACGGAAGAAATTTAA
- the infC gene encoding translation initiation factor IF-3: MHQINEKIRAKEVRLVGDNVEPGVYPLQKALEIAKDQELDLVVISDKAEPYITRILDYKKFLYEQKKKTKELKAKQVKVVVKEIRFGPQTDEHDYEFKKKHAEKFLEEGSKLKTYVFFKGRSIIFKDQGEILLLKLAQDLEHVGKVDQLPKLEGKRMIMMMSPKKPAK; the protein is encoded by the coding sequence TTGCACCAGATCAATGAAAAAATCCGGGCAAAAGAAGTACGTTTAGTCGGTGATAATGTAGAACCTGGCGTATATCCGCTACAGAAAGCACTGGAAATTGCCAAAGACCAAGAACTGGATTTGGTGGTGATCTCCGATAAGGCGGAACCTTACATTACCCGGATACTGGATTATAAGAAATTCCTTTACGAACAGAAAAAGAAAACCAAAGAACTTAAAGCCAAGCAGGTGAAAGTGGTGGTGAAAGAAATCCGTTTCGGCCCGCAAACCGACGAGCACGATTACGAATTCAAGAAAAAACACGCCGAAAAATTCCTGGAAGAAGGTTCCAAACTTAAAACGTATGTGTTCTTTAAAGGACGTTCCATCATCTTCAAAGATCAGGGAGAAATTCTTCTGCTGAAACTTGCACAAGATCTGGAACACGTTGGAAAAGTAGACCAACTGCCAAAACTGGAAGGCAAAAGAATGATTATGATGATGAGCCCGAAAAAACCGGCGAAGTAA
- the thrS gene encoding threonine--tRNA ligase — MIKITLPDGSIKEFESGVTPLDVAKSISEGLARNVISALINGNQAEITTPITTDATLQLLMWNDDLGKKAFWHSSAHLLAQAIVEFYPEAKLTIGPAIENGFYYDVDFGDESLSEKDFEKIEKKMLENAKKNSTFNLYAVSKADALKEYADNPYKTELISNLNDGEITFCSHDNFTDLCRGGHIPSTGIVKAVKILNAAGAYWRGDEKNKQLTRVYGISFPKQKDLTEYLERLEEAKRRDHRKLGKELGIFAFSEKVGAGLPLWLPKGTALRKKLENFLSEAQKKSGYEFVMSPHIGAKELYVTSGHWDKYGADSFQPIKTPNEGEEFLLKPMNCPHHCEIYKVGQWSYKDLPKRFAEFGTVYRYEQSGELHGLTRVRGFTQDDAHLFCTPDQLLAEFENVIDLTLYVFKSLGFEDFVTQVSLRDPENKQKYIGSDENWKKAEDAIIQAAEKKGLKTIVEYGEAAFYGPKLDFMVKDALGRSWQLGTIQVDYNLPHRFDLWYTGNDNEKHRPVMIHRAPFGSMERFIAILIENTAGDFPLWLAPDQFTILPISEKYVDYAKKVSQLLENHDICGLIDERNEKTGRKIRDAEMKKLPFMLIVGENEEQNGTVSVRRRGEGDLGTMTIEEFVTYFKKAATI, encoded by the coding sequence ATGATAAAAATCACACTTCCCGACGGGAGCATCAAAGAATTTGAGAGCGGCGTCACTCCGCTTGATGTAGCAAAATCAATCAGCGAAGGGCTGGCAAGGAATGTTATTTCCGCATTAATAAACGGCAACCAGGCCGAAATCACCACGCCCATCACTACTGATGCCACCTTGCAGCTCCTTATGTGGAATGATGATCTGGGCAAAAAGGCCTTTTGGCATTCCTCCGCTCACCTTTTGGCGCAGGCTATTGTAGAATTTTATCCGGAGGCGAAACTTACCATTGGTCCAGCTATTGAAAACGGATTCTATTATGACGTAGATTTTGGCGATGAAAGCCTTTCTGAGAAAGACTTTGAAAAAATCGAGAAGAAAATGCTCGAGAACGCCAAGAAAAACTCCACTTTCAATCTTTACGCGGTTTCAAAAGCTGACGCATTGAAGGAATATGCAGACAATCCGTACAAAACCGAGCTTATTTCCAATTTAAATGATGGCGAAATCACCTTCTGCTCACACGATAATTTCACAGATCTCTGTCGTGGCGGTCACATTCCGTCAACCGGCATCGTAAAAGCTGTAAAAATACTGAACGCTGCCGGAGCTTACTGGCGGGGCGACGAAAAAAACAAACAGTTAACGCGGGTTTACGGAATTTCATTCCCCAAACAAAAAGACCTTACCGAATATCTTGAAAGACTTGAAGAAGCCAAGCGCCGCGATCACCGCAAACTCGGAAAAGAACTCGGTATTTTTGCATTCTCTGAAAAAGTAGGCGCAGGTCTTCCGCTATGGTTACCAAAGGGTACGGCTTTAAGGAAAAAACTCGAAAATTTCCTTTCAGAAGCGCAGAAAAAATCAGGTTACGAATTCGTGATGTCCCCTCATATCGGCGCGAAAGAACTTTACGTAACTTCCGGCCACTGGGATAAATATGGGGCCGACAGCTTCCAACCGATCAAAACCCCTAATGAAGGCGAAGAATTTCTGTTAAAACCTATGAACTGCCCGCACCACTGCGAGATTTACAAAGTCGGTCAATGGTCTTACAAAGATTTGCCGAAACGTTTCGCCGAATTCGGAACTGTTTACCGCTACGAACAGTCAGGTGAACTTCATGGGTTGACGCGGGTTCGCGGGTTTACGCAGGATGATGCACACCTTTTCTGTACGCCGGATCAGCTTTTGGCAGAGTTTGAGAATGTAATTGATCTGACGCTTTATGTATTTAAATCTTTAGGTTTTGAAGATTTCGTGACGCAGGTTTCATTAAGAGATCCAGAAAACAAACAAAAATATATCGGCTCTGATGAAAACTGGAAGAAAGCTGAAGACGCCATCATACAGGCTGCCGAGAAAAAAGGTCTCAAAACAATTGTAGAATACGGTGAAGCTGCATTCTACGGCCCGAAATTGGATTTCATGGTAAAAGACGCGCTCGGGCGCAGCTGGCAGTTGGGTACCATACAGGTCGATTATAATTTACCTCACCGTTTCGACCTTTGGTACACAGGTAACGATAATGAGAAACATCGTCCGGTGATGATTCACCGTGCGCCATTCGGCTCGATGGAACGTTTCATTGCTATTCTGATTGAAAATACAGCCGGTGATTTTCCACTGTGGCTGGCACCAGATCAGTTCACAATTTTGCCAATCAGCGAAAAATATGTGGATTATGCGAAAAAAGTTTCACAATTACTGGAAAATCACGATATTTGCGGCCTGATTGACGAAAGAAACGAAAAAACCGGACGTAAGATTCGGGATGCCGAAATGAAAAAACTTCCTTTCATGCTGATTGTTGGTGAAAATGAAGAACAAAATGGCACGGTTTCTGTCCGCAGAAGAGGCGAAGGTGATCTAGGAACCATGACAATTGAAGAATTTGTGACCTATTTCAAGAAAGCCGCTACAATATAA
- a CDS encoding DUF4230 domain-containing protein — translation MKNYSKIWPFVLGAATMLVIFILWKSLTQKSEETVQNDYYIITNQIRKMNKMVVMEQDFSSIQKTKMTSELLGGLLPKLEKELITFTKTNAQVSYDLNKMELEVDSANKKLIIRSLPAADIKITPSVEIQSIDDTFLSRIKQEDLRKVTQSAKDNAYKTVNQQRLRNEGRKQLLENLSQLFVLARALNYEIEDQTGQVDTSKL, via the coding sequence TTGAAGAATTACAGTAAAATATGGCCCTTCGTCTTGGGCGCGGCAACCATGCTGGTGATTTTCATTCTCTGGAAATCCCTTACCCAAAAATCTGAAGAAACCGTACAGAACGATTATTATATCATCACCAATCAAATCCGGAAGATGAATAAAATGGTGGTGATGGAGCAGGATTTTTCAAGCATCCAAAAAACGAAAATGACCTCTGAACTGCTCGGCGGCCTTCTTCCGAAACTCGAGAAAGAACTTATTACGTTCACCAAAACGAACGCCCAGGTGTCTTATGACCTGAACAAGATGGAACTGGAGGTTGATTCCGCTAACAAGAAGCTGATCATCAGGTCATTGCCTGCAGCCGACATCAAGATCACACCAAGTGTTGAGATACAGTCGATTGATGATACCTTCCTATCGCGCATCAAACAGGAAGATTTACGAAAGGTCACACAATCGGCAAAGGATAACGCCTATAAAACCGTAAACCAGCAAAGGCTGCGGAATGAAGGGCGGAAACAGTTGCTTGAAAACCTCAGTCAGCTCTTCGTTTTGGCAAGAGCTTTGAACTACGAAATCGAAGACCAAACAGGTCAGGTAGATACATCAAAACTTTAA
- a CDS encoding TlpA family protein disulfide reductase translates to MKKTLRIFAAVGALLCTLQSCNAQKTVVNREVETSAGNKMLLGYQTRDQLSKLPYSEWYTPEYDSYTVDKKAVEELRKQKLSSYNLLVVLGIWCSDSHREVPRLMKILDAINFPENKLTLLTVNQKKEAPGGEEGLYNIKLVPTIIVQKYGKEIGRIVEYPTTGYLERDLLEILKKDDTNLKELFK, encoded by the coding sequence ATGAAAAAAACACTCCGAATATTCGCGGCGGTGGGCGCTTTGCTCTGCACCCTTCAGTCCTGCAACGCCCAGAAAACCGTTGTAAACCGTGAGGTAGAAACTTCTGCCGGTAATAAAATGCTCTTGGGTTACCAAACCCGCGACCAGCTATCAAAGCTTCCTTATTCCGAGTGGTACACACCGGAATACGACAGTTATACAGTCGATAAAAAAGCGGTTGAAGAACTCAGAAAACAAAAACTCAGCTCCTATAACCTTCTGGTGGTGTTGGGTATCTGGTGTAGCGACAGTCACCGTGAAGTCCCGCGTTTGATGAAAATCCTAGATGCCATCAATTTCCCCGAGAACAAGCTTACGCTGTTAACCGTAAACCAAAAGAAAGAAGCGCCAGGCGGTGAAGAAGGGCTTTACAACATAAAACTGGTGCCGACCATCATCGTACAGAAATACGGCAAGGAAATTGGTAGAATTGTAGAATATCCGACAACTGGATATCTTGAACGTGACCTTCTGGAAATCCTGAAAAAAGATGATACCAACCTTAAAGAACTTTTTAAATAA
- a CDS encoding nucleoside triphosphate pyrophosphohydrolase family protein, with product MDKIDALNQVAEFHRTFNAPVFDTPQLAPKDRAALRISLLQEELDELKTAIEQDDLTEVADALCDLQYVLSGAVLEFGLGEKFVELFDEVHRSNMSKACSNEQEAQDTLEYYSMRGEEVFTEICGEKINVHRKSDRKVLKNKYYSPADLQEILDK from the coding sequence ATGGATAAGATAGACGCCCTGAATCAGGTGGCAGAATTTCACCGAACGTTTAACGCACCGGTTTTTGATACACCGCAACTCGCACCAAAAGACAGGGCAGCGCTGAGGATTTCTTTACTTCAGGAAGAACTAGATGAACTTAAAACCGCGATCGAACAAGATGATCTTACCGAAGTGGCTGACGCACTTTGCGACCTGCAATATGTGCTAAGTGGCGCAGTTTTAGAATTCGGTTTAGGAGAAAAGTTTGTAGAACTGTTTGATGAAGTACACCGCTCTAACATGTCAAAAGCCTGCTCGAATGAGCAAGAAGCACAAGATACGTTGGAGTATTACAGCATGAGAGGCGAAGAAGTCTTCACCGAAATCTGTGGCGAAAAAATCAACGTACACCGAAAGTCTGATCGTAAAGTCCTTAAAAACAAATATTATTCTCCAGCAGATTTGCAGGAAATCTTAGACAAATAA